In the Alphaproteobacteria bacterium genome, GCGCGAGCAGCGTCCATTCCTTCTGCCGCAGCACGCGCGCCGCGGAGCGCGGGCGGAAGCCGGAGCGCGCCGCCTGCCGCGCACCGGTTGCGGCGACGCTCGATGCCGCGATCGCGTGATCGCCGAAGCGCGCCGAGAAGACCACGATCGCGGCGACGAGCAGCGCAAGGCTGCCGCCGAGCACAACCGCGAGCGCCGTAAGGTCGCCGAGCGCCGCACGCGCCGGCCACCACACGAAACTGTCGATGTCGGGCACCAGCGCAACGAGCGTGTCGGACTCCAGGAACACCATCCGCGACAGGGTGCCGTGCGACAGGATCGCGGCGACCTGCAGTCCGATGATGAACACCGCCGCGATCACGGCGGCCACGATCTGCGCGGCGAGCCGCGTGCGCTTCGGCCCGATCAGGCGGAACAGGAGCACGGTGAGCGCGACCGCGCCGGCCGCGGCTGTCGCGCCCATTGCGACGACCACCCCATAGGCGCCGAGCCAGCGCGCCCCGCCTTGCGCGATCAGCACATTGATCAGCGGCGCGCCGAGCAGCACCGCCATCACGATCATCGCGAGCGCCATGGCGGCGATGCGCACCGCAAAGATTTTCCGCGCCGCGGTCGGGGAAGAGAGGATCAGATCGAGATCGGAGCGCGCATAGAAGGCCCGCGTCACCGACTCCATCGCCTGCGACATCAAGAGCGACCACGAGAGCAGCGCTGTGCCGGTGATGACGACGAGCGCCGGCTTGTCGGGCTCGGTGCCGACATTCACGTACCGCCCGACGAAATACCAGGCGAGCAGATGCGCGAAGGCGAGGAAGATCGCGACCGCGATTGCGACGATGCGCTCGCGCCCGCGCCGCCCCGCCGTCATCATGCCGAGCCAGTCGCGCCAGGCGAGGCGCAGCTCGTGATTGGCGAACCAGGGGAGGGTACCGACCGCGCATGTTCCGGCGAAAGCCTGTCCCCGACCTGATCCGGGATGGGTACCGGTTCGCCGACCAAGAACATGCGCCACAGACATCATCACGCGGCGGCCTGCTGCTCGGCGACGAGCGCGAGGAAGGTGTCTTCGAGGCTGGAGAGCTTCTGGCCGGCCTGTGCGCGCAGTTCGTCGAGCGTGCCCTCGGCGATCAGGCGCCCGCCCGCGATGATGCCAACGCGATCGGCCATGCGCTCGGCAACTTCGAGGATGTGCGTGGTCATGATCACAGTGCCGCCTGCCGCGACCCGCTCGCGCAGCACGCGCTTGACCTGCCGCGCCGAGCCGGCATCGAGCCCGGTCAGCGGCTCGTCGAGGATGATCACGCGCGGCCCGTGCACCAGCGCGCCGGCGAGCGCCACCTTCTGGCGCATGCCCTTGGAAAAGCCCTCGCAGCGCTCATGCGCATGCGGGAGGAGCTCCAGCCAGTCCATCAGTTCGCGCGCGCGCGTCTCGCCGATGTCGGCATCGAGGCCCCACAGCCCCGCGACGAATTCGAGATATTCATACGGCGTCAGTTTGTCGTAGATCATCGGCTCGTCCGAGACCCACGCGACGATGCGCTTCGCCTCCACGGGATTGCGCAGCGCGTCGATATCGCAGATGCGGATCGTGCCGGCATCGGGCGGCAGCAGGCCTGCGACCATACGCAAGGTCGTGGTCTTGCCGGCGCCGTTCGGGCCGAGCAGCGAATAGAATTCGCCCTGGCGGACCGAGAGATCAAGGCCGGCGACCGCCGGCCGGCCGAACGATTTGCAAAGGCCGCGGATGTCGAGCGCGTACGTCATGGTGAATCTTCGGTGAAATGGGCGAACAGTGTAGCGCCGCAGAGGTTTCAGCCCGGTGAATCCGTTTCCCGCATTCGTTGACATCGGCGGTTCCTCCCGCGATATTGCGCGGATGCTGAGCCGCATCGCGCTGAAAGTGAAAAAATCCTCCGCTCGGGGGATTGGGTTTTCGCGCGCGCCATACGGTTAAGCTCTCGGCAAACGCGAAGATCGCAAGGGCCCCGCCGGTTCCGGACGGGCCTTTTTCGTTTGCGGTCCTTGTCCTCCGGCTCACACGAAGGAGAAGGACGATGGTTGAAGGATTATGGCTGCCGCTGGTGACGCCGTTTCGCGACGGTGCGCTCGACGAGGCATCGTTGCGGCGCATGGTGCGCCACTACCTCGGTCAGCCGGTCGACGGTTTCATTCTCGCCGCGACGACCGGGGAGGGGCTGACGATCGACGAGGATGAGAGCGAACGGCTCGTGTCGATCGTGGTCGCCGAAGCCGCTGGCAAGCGCCCGATCTATCTCGGCGTGTCCGGCAGCGATACCCGCAAGGTCGCGAAGGCGCTGGCGACGAGCGCGGCGTGGCCTGTCGACGGCTACTTGATTGCATGTCCCTACTACACGCGCCCCTCGCAGGAAGGGCTCTACCGCCATTTCGCCGCGCTCGCGGAGGCAACCGCGCGGCCGATCCTGATCTACAACATTCCGTATCGAACCGGCGTGAACATGGCGAACGACACGCTTCTGCGGCTCGCCGCGCTTCAGAACATCGCGGGCGTGAAGGACTGCTGCGCCGATGCCGCGCAGTCGTTCGACCTGATGCGCGCGAAGCCGACCGGTTTCTCGGTGATGACCGGCGAGGATGGGTGGTTCTATCCGGCGCTGACGCTCGGCGCCGACGGCGGCATCACGGCATCGGCCCACATCGATACCGCGCGCTTCGCGGCGGTCCGCACGATGCTGCTCGCGGGCGATCAAGCGGGCGCGCTCAATGCCTGGCGCACGCTCGCCGATCTGCCGCGCTTGCTGTTCGCCGAGCCGAGCCCGGCCCCGATCAAGCATTCGCTCTGGCGCATCGGCTTGATCGACAGCCCGGAAGTGCGCCTGCCGATGACGCAGGTTAGCGATGCGCTGGCGGCGCGGATCGACCGGGAGGTGGAGCGCTCGCGCATGGCGGCGTAGTTGTTTGGCCGCACCGCGGTGCTCGTGCGGCAAGCGCGGTGCCACCCTCCCCTGGAGGGGGGAGGCATAGGCGGCTTTCAGCCGCCGTCCTTAACGTCAAGAACGCCGATCCGGAGGATCGGCTGCGGCAAACGAAGTGAGCGTCGGGGTGGGGTGAGCTTTAGCTTGGGTTCACCCCACCCCGGCTCGCATTGCGCTTCGCTTCATGCTCGCCGACCCTCCCCTCCAGGGGAGGGTTTTCGAGCGTGTGGCTTCGGGTGGACAATGCGCGGCGTATCGGGGATTGTCCCCCCTCCCGACACCGTCTGCCGGAA is a window encoding:
- a CDS encoding permease translates to MMSVAHVLGRRTGTHPGSGRGQAFAGTCAVGTLPWFANHELRLAWRDWLGMMTAGRRGRERIVAIAVAIFLAFAHLLAWYFVGRYVNVGTEPDKPALVVITGTALLSWSLLMSQAMESVTRAFYARSDLDLILSSPTAARKIFAVRIAAMALAMIVMAVLLGAPLINVLIAQGGARWLGAYGVVVAMGATAAAGAVALTVLLFRLIGPKRTRLAAQIVAAVIAAVFIIGLQVAAILSHGTLSRMVFLESDTLVALVPDIDSFVWWPARAALGDLTALAVVLGGSLALLVAAIVVFSARFGDHAIAASSVAATGARQAARSGFRPRSAARVLRQKEWTLLARDPWLVSQTLMQMLYLLPPALMLWRSYGEGIGALIVIVPVLVMAAGQLAGGLAWLAISGEDAPDLVATAPVPRLLVVRAKIEAVLGAIAVAFAPFIAALAFLSVTGAFTSALGIFAAAAAAVAVQFFFRKQATRRYFRHRQTASRFATFAEAFSSISWAATAAVAVGGSWLALFPASIGLGILAAAYWTSPHRL
- a CDS encoding ABC transporter ATP-binding protein, which gives rise to MTYALDIRGLCKSFGRPAVAGLDLSVRQGEFYSLLGPNGAGKTTTLRMVAGLLPPDAGTIRICDIDALRNPVEAKRIVAWVSDEPMIYDKLTPYEYLEFVAGLWGLDADIGETRARELMDWLELLPHAHERCEGFSKGMRQKVALAGALVHGPRVIILDEPLTGLDAGSARQVKRVLRERVAAGGTVIMTTHILEVAERMADRVGIIAGGRLIAEGTLDELRAQAGQKLSSLEDTFLALVAEQQAAA
- the dapA gene encoding 4-hydroxy-tetrahydrodipicolinate synthase encodes the protein MVEGLWLPLVTPFRDGALDEASLRRMVRHYLGQPVDGFILAATTGEGLTIDEDESERLVSIVVAEAAGKRPIYLGVSGSDTRKVAKALATSAAWPVDGYLIACPYYTRPSQEGLYRHFAALAEATARPILIYNIPYRTGVNMANDTLLRLAALQNIAGVKDCCADAAQSFDLMRAKPTGFSVMTGEDGWFYPALTLGADGGITASAHIDTARFAAVRTMLLAGDQAGALNAWRTLADLPRLLFAEPSPAPIKHSLWRIGLIDSPEVRLPMTQVSDALAARIDREVERSRMAA